The genomic segment ACCGACGCCGACCACCTCGAGGCCACCGGACTTGGGCACGCCTGGGTGGTGGTCGCCCGCCTCGAGGGGGAGACCATCCCGCGGCGGATCCTCCGCGACGACGACTACGCCGAGGCACGGCCACGGCTGGCGCCCCAGTGCGGCACGGCGCTCGCAGGCATCCATGCCATCCCGCTCGACGACGTCGCCGGCCTCGACCAGCCCGAGCAGCTGTCGCAATACCGCGACCTGCTCGACGAGCTCGGCGAGCCGCACCCGGCGTTCGAGCTCGGATTCCGCTGGCTGGAGGCCAACCGGCCACCGTCGGCCCGCACCACCGTGGTGCACGGGGACTTCCGCAACGGGAACCTGATGATCGGTCCCGACGGGCTGCGTGCCGTCCTCGACTGGGAGCTGGCCCACCTCGGTGACCCGGTGGAGGACCTCGGCTGGTTGTGCGTGCGTTCGTGGCGCTTCGGGGCCGAGCCGCGCGTCGGGGGCTTCGGCACCGTCGACGATCTGGTCGAGGCCTACGAGACGGCGAGCGGTACCACCGTCGACCGTGGTGCCCTGGCCTGGTGGGAGGCCCTCGGGACCCTGAAGTGGGGGATCATGTGCATCGTGCAGGCCGCCACCCACC from the Acidimicrobiales bacterium genome contains:
- a CDS encoding phosphotransferase family protein translates to MGERDDELGRALAEVVGAERVEGLVRLSGGASRETWAFDAVDGGGSRPLILQRERAGGVRKAGMATEAALLRAAGQRGVPAPEVVATDADHLEATGLGHAWVVVARLEGETIPRRILRDDDYAEARPRLAPQCGTALAGIHAIPLDDVAGLDQPEQLSQYRDLLDELGEPHPAFELGFRWLEANRPPSARTTVVHGDFRNGNLMIGPDGLRAVLDWELAHLGDPVEDLGWLCVRSWRFGAEPRVGGFGTVDDLVEAYETASGTTVDRGALAWWEALGTLKWGIMCIVQAATHRSGAVRSVELAAIGRRVCEVEHDLLLLLP